From Burkholderia sp. WP9, a single genomic window includes:
- a CDS encoding CbtA family protein, translating to MVGKLLVRGMLAGIAAGLLTFGFARVAGEPQVNQAISFEERADAAKDEAPEPAMVSRETQQGLGLLTGVVVYGAAFGGLFSLVFAYAYGRAGALSARALSAWLALGAFIALAVVPNLKYPANPPAVGDPETIGTRTGLFFLMIAISLAAMVFSLKVRRRVAAKLGSWNGSIVAGLVFVVIIAAVQLSMPSFNEVPEGFPAALLWKFRVAALGMQAIMWTTIGLLFGALVERGAFMRLGGRPAV from the coding sequence ATGGTCGGTAAATTGTTGGTGCGCGGGATGCTGGCAGGCATCGCCGCGGGACTGCTCACGTTCGGCTTCGCCCGGGTCGCGGGCGAGCCGCAAGTCAATCAGGCGATCTCATTCGAAGAAAGGGCCGATGCCGCGAAAGACGAGGCGCCCGAACCCGCGATGGTGAGCCGCGAGACGCAACAAGGACTCGGCCTGTTGACCGGGGTGGTGGTGTACGGCGCGGCGTTTGGCGGGTTGTTCTCGTTGGTGTTCGCTTACGCGTATGGGCGCGCGGGGGCATTGAGCGCACGCGCGTTGTCCGCGTGGCTGGCGCTCGGTGCGTTCATTGCGCTGGCGGTCGTTCCCAACCTGAAGTATCCGGCGAACCCGCCTGCGGTCGGCGACCCGGAGACGATCGGGACGCGCACGGGCCTGTTCTTTCTGATGATTGCGATCTCGCTGGCCGCGATGGTGTTTTCGCTCAAGGTGCGGCGCCGTGTGGCCGCGAAACTCGGCTCGTGGAATGGCTCGATCGTGGCGGGGTTGGTGTTTGTCGTCATTATCGCGGCGGTGCAACTGTCGATGCCGTCTTTCAATGAAGTGCCGGAGGGTTTTCCGGCGGCGCTGCTGTGGAAGTTCCGTGTGGCGGCGCTGGGTATGCAGGCGATCATGTGGACGACGATTGGACTGCTGTTCGGCGCGCTCGTTGAGCGCGGTGCGTTTATGCGGTTGGGCGGTCGGCCGGCGGTGTAG
- a CDS encoding alpha/beta fold hydrolase, with protein MTQYLMTDDERAPNERPVAVVASRHLSVATRAGSGTVPVFANGDWLAPTREVRRAVILIHGRLRNGDTYFDLAERSCALAGGSAADTLLIVPQFLATADVEAHALPPSTLHWDWTSWMGGEDAEGPAPISSFDVLDAIMHTLASREQFASLAEVVVAGHSGGGQVVQRYAVVARSEAPLTARGIVLRYVVANPSSYVYFDALRPTASGEFAEFDRAMCPSFNRWKYGLEDLPAYARESGDAGSAAALEARYAQRDVTVLLGGADCDPQHPALDRSCAAQTQGSHRLGRGLAYARYMAARHAEGLATHRTFVIDGVGHDAKGIFSSPQGLAALFGAGL; from the coding sequence ATGACCCAGTACTTGATGACAGACGACGAGCGAGCGCCGAATGAACGTCCGGTGGCGGTGGTCGCGAGCCGGCATCTGAGCGTCGCGACGAGAGCCGGCAGCGGCACTGTGCCCGTGTTCGCGAATGGCGACTGGCTGGCGCCGACGCGCGAAGTTCGACGCGCAGTGATTCTGATTCACGGCCGCCTGCGCAACGGCGACACTTACTTTGATCTCGCCGAGCGGTCGTGCGCACTTGCCGGCGGCAGCGCGGCCGATACGCTGCTGATCGTGCCGCAGTTTCTCGCGACCGCGGATGTCGAAGCGCATGCGTTGCCGCCGTCCACCTTGCATTGGGACTGGACGAGCTGGATGGGCGGCGAAGACGCCGAAGGTCCCGCGCCGATCAGTTCATTCGATGTACTCGACGCCATTATGCACACGCTTGCATCACGCGAGCAGTTCGCGTCGCTCGCCGAGGTGGTGGTCGCCGGGCATTCAGGCGGCGGCCAGGTCGTGCAGCGCTATGCGGTGGTCGCGCGCAGCGAGGCACCGCTCACCGCACGCGGCATTGTGCTGCGCTACGTGGTGGCGAATCCTTCGTCGTATGTGTATTTCGATGCGCTGCGGCCTACAGCCTCTGGCGAGTTCGCGGAGTTCGATAGGGCGATGTGCCCGTCGTTCAATCGCTGGAAGTACGGGCTCGAAGATTTGCCGGCTTACGCGCGCGAGTCGGGCGACGCTGGTTCCGCGGCGGCGCTCGAAGCGCGCTACGCGCAACGCGACGTCACCGTGCTGCTCGGCGGCGCGGATTGCGATCCGCAGCATCCTGCGCTCGACCGTTCATGCGCCGCGCAAACGCAAGGAAGCCACCGTCTCGGGCGAGGACTCGCTTATGCGCGTTATATGGCGGCGCGGCATGCGGAAGGATTGGCGACGCATCGGACGTTCGTGATCGATGGTGTCGGGCACGATGCCAAAGGGATTTTCTCATCGCCTCAAGGACTGGCTGCTTTGTTTGGTGCTGGTCTGTGA
- a CDS encoding histidine phosphatase family protein: protein MDIRLLLISHASTAAQRAGRFPADDPLDARAIAEARVHATNTRLAIAESASAYVSPAVCARDTAAALGLAASVDVALADMNYGNWRGRRLADLEAEAPQDLAAWTRDPDATPHGGESFSQLVKRVGEWLVALGGTPDLASADMCNVVAVTHAPLLRAAIVYALGASPVVFSRIEIAPLSMIELRRSSRGWSWWPATH, encoded by the coding sequence GTGGACATACGGCTATTACTGATCAGCCACGCATCGACCGCAGCCCAGCGTGCAGGCCGTTTTCCCGCTGATGACCCGCTCGACGCCCGCGCTATCGCAGAAGCCCGCGTCCACGCCACGAACACACGTCTGGCGATCGCGGAAAGCGCGTCAGCCTATGTGAGCCCGGCCGTCTGCGCACGAGATACGGCGGCGGCCCTCGGCCTCGCCGCGTCGGTCGATGTCGCGCTGGCGGACATGAACTATGGCAATTGGCGAGGGCGGCGGCTTGCCGATCTCGAAGCCGAAGCGCCGCAAGATCTCGCCGCATGGACACGCGATCCCGACGCCACGCCGCACGGCGGCGAGTCGTTCAGTCAGCTCGTAAAGCGGGTAGGAGAATGGCTCGTTGCGCTAGGCGGCACGCCCGACCTTGCATCGGCCGATATGTGCAACGTGGTCGCCGTCACGCACGCGCCGCTTCTCAGAGCAGCGATCGTGTATGCGCTGGGGGCATCGCCCGTGGTGTTTTCGCGCATTGAAATCGCACCGCTTTCGATGATCGAGTTGCGGCGCTCATCACGCGGCTGGTCGTGGTGGCCGGCGACGCATTAG
- a CDS encoding CbtB-domain containing protein, whose translation MMTAVFDPASQAASQPASQPVFEPTPIPLRELLPWVVFGGLLLLLALYFVGAEQGATSLVPGMYVHEFVHDGRHLLGFPCH comes from the coding sequence ATCATGACAGCTGTTTTCGATCCCGCTTCGCAGGCCGCTTCTCAGCCCGCTTCTCAGCCCGTTTTTGAACCCACGCCGATTCCGTTGCGCGAGTTGCTGCCGTGGGTCGTGTTCGGGGGGCTGCTGCTGTTGCTCGCGCTTTACTTCGTGGGTGCGGAACAGGGCGCCACATCGCTGGTGCCCGGCATGTACGTGCATGAGTTCGTGCACGACGGTCGCCATCTGCTCGGCTTTCCCTGTCACTAA